Genomic segment of Ictalurus furcatus strain D&B chromosome 9, Billie_1.0, whole genome shotgun sequence:
CTTGAGTCTGCGTTCGTTTCTgcgaatcctggagggactgaataaaacatttcgaGATTagagagtcacgatactctacacacagaaacccaaccgcGTCCTGAATAATCTTATAAAGGACTTGCGGCCGTTCGAATAATTCGTGTTTGTACCGAtcgagaaaaaacaaaaacgacaaCGCCAGCGATTTCCAGATCACATCCGTGTAAGCCAGGTTAAGTGTGGAGTGTGTAGCagacaggaatgtgtgtgtgtgtgtgtgtgtgtgtgtgtgtgatggttctCTCTTACCTGCCTGCTGGAACATGGCCATGGTGTGTGGGTTGGTGTGGACGGGTAGCGAGCGCGTCCTCTGCACGGAACTGTGGGTGCGACTGGGCATGCTGTTACTGCCGCCCGGGTTAGCAAACCATAGAccctacacaacacacacacacacacacacacacacacacacacaatgagcaTGATATCTTACTGTCTCCATCACACCTTCTTACATGGATTATACAGGAACTAACGTTGTGTAGCAAAGAACTCATAACACCGGGACTGGCTGCGAGACTGTGTGGAATTGTGGCGTTAAATGATGGAGCATTCGTTCTAGAACAACTGATGAAGAACCACGGggaagtttttttatttttgttcttttttctttcctaaatgGTGCACAATGAGTCAAAACCTCCACACGGAGATGAAACAACACCGATATACGACAACAGCTGATACGAGAACATCGTCATcctgagacaaaaaaaactacTGACTATTCTGGacctttctcgctctctttcactctctctctctctctctctctgtgtctctcacacacactctctctctcgctctcgctctctttttccctttctCGGCCCTCTGGTACAGGGAGGCAGGCAAAAACAGGAAATGCCTATGCACTGTTCTCActgcctctctccctctctctctcctcctttttctcctcctctcccctTCACCATGCTGTTCTTCTTCCTCACTATGActcatcctccctctctctctccctctctctctctcacacacacacacacccccctaacCCACAGACATGAATCGGTTGGAACTTCCTCCCATTGTACAAACGTAGGAAAATGTttccgtgcacacacacacacacacacacactcatatataaaaacaaaacacacatactgGAAAGACAAGCTAACACACTTCCATAATAATTCACAGACGTGAATTAACGATATGAAAACATGTAAGAACTCTTCCATTTCAGCACCGGTGAGGAATTTGTGGAATGCAGCGCGCCGTCTGAAGTTCCACtttaagaaggaaaaaaaatatttgaaacaatACGCTGTTAATTTACATGGGAGCaggtttgagtgtgtgtgtgtgtgtgtgtgtgtgtgtgtgtgtgtgttagttacctGTCTGCCCTGCTTCAGGTTGGTGGGTGTGTTGTTGGAACTgcgtggggtgtgtgtgtgtgtgtgtgtgtgtgtgagcaggccGGCGGTGCCCAGCAGGCCGAGCCTGGGCGCAGGAAGACTCCGCGATGGCACCGGAAACTGACGCAGGTTTCTCCGGGAACACACGCTGCTGcctacacacacagcactgggAAGGGAGTTGGACTGACCGAAACCACGGctgctacaacacacacacacacacacacacacacacacacacacacacacacaggttagcATCACATACCGCTGCTATGACATCATGATAAATCTGAGGAATCTTGTGGGAACTGCGTGCTCATGTTACGACATGTTGGCGTTAAACGGGGGAGTACGATTAAAAATCTCACTTGATACAGATGTTGCGTTGGAGTTCAACAGATAAATCAAGTGGAGACGTGTATTCAAATAACAACTACGTGGGAGGAGCAAGCCACATCTTCCTCGTGAGGAAGATCAGTGAGGATGTTACCCCAgcttaagccccgcccactttacgTAAAACACGCAGGGTTCCGTAAGAGCGCCAATTACTCATACTTTGTTCTGTGTGTCTACAATCACACCACTGAACTCATTATAAGCAGGATTGTGATTTGGagattcattaaaaacaaattattttttaaatttacttaaAAATTGACAGGGGGTGAACACTTTTGAACGCTTAGTGAAGGCGAACGTGCACGTTACCTCCTCGGCTGACGGTATCCAGTCATGTCCAGGAGAGGTTTCCGCGGAAACGAGCGTACCAGCTTctgcacctgctgcctccatgaCGACAGCCTCTTTTTCTGCGTCTCTGTGAACGCCTGAGAGACAGAGCGGGCGGAGTCACAACGGTTCTAAATATATAAAACCCCTCCCTCTGCTAAAAACCCCTTATTACtgcctaataaaaaaaacttgactACGTTGTCTAGTCACTTATTATTTGAAAcagcatataataataataataataataataataataatagtaataataataatttctttaaaaatcatactgatttatttatttacttgataATAATTATTAAGGCTAATCCTGTTTGATCCTCACCTCATGGAGTTCACACTTATTGATGAGCTGCAGATACGAGCTGATGTTCTCCTCATCCGGCCGAGACACCAGCAGCTGTgtgcacactgacacacacacacacacacacacacacacacacacacgcaggctgAGTGCAGCTCAGAGATCGAGCGGTGTCTGTTTGCTCACTCACTTACAACCTTTACAAGCTGCATGAACTCTGTGATAATCTGTTTAGACcacacattaaacattaaacacacaccGAGGACCCGAGTCCATCACACTCACGCTGCGTTTACACACCTTGTCcattatccatctgtctgtctgtctatatctctgtctctctctctctctctctctctatatatatatatatatatatatgtgtgtcgTATCCAGTGTATCCAggttatatattacacataaaaGTGAGTAAGAGTATGTTCTCATCTGTTTATGTGCCCatatatatttactttgtttttttttaattaggaaTCATCTCTCAAACAAGATGAcacctttaatttaaaaaaaaaaaaaaaaaaaaaaggcaggatccattatgtcagtggaaagtCCTCACAAATATAGTGAGACAAACATGTTTGCTTATGTGTACCTTTGCCCATGACGCGCGTGAACTGAGCAGGAATGTCCCCCTCTGCTACGAGTGTGGTGCTGCTCTCAGCTTCCCCtccgctcacacacactccactggCTGCGCTCTTTCCGTCGGCACTCAGTAGGGGGCGCTGTGGAGACTCGGCCACGCTGTTGAACGCTTTAATGGGAGTCCCGATGATATAATGCAGCTCCTGCAAAGGAGAACGCAGATTCCCGCCTTCCAATACATCCTGAacgggagagaaagagagagagaacgtgagaTGACTAAAGAAAAAGTAATACGCGGACGCGCCAAATAAGTAAGAGCGTCAAAGCAAATAGAGAGGAGAAGTGAGGGTTATGGAGACTGATAAACACAGGGTGAAGGAAAGAGTGTGAGCGAAAGACAAATGAGCAGATGCGAGTATAATTGGTATTCGAGGTCACATCcagcttatttatttctgaCGCGTCCGTAAATTGTCGACGAGCAACGGTCAGGTGTTGGGATATTTCTGCCGTGTGTAACGAGGTGTAAAATGACATGTGGTGATGAAGTCCTCCCGAAAATACATGCTTCGTTTTCACCTACGGGGCCTCGGCCGGGCTCGGACGGCTTTAGAAGCCGAACAGATCTGAATACGGAGCGTGAAACACGGAGTCCTGTTTCTGCTCGTTCGACATGACCTGGAATTAGGGAGACGATCGGAGACACGAACGTCCGGCTGCCGTTTTTTGGTTTACATAATCACCGTGTTCATGTCTGAATTCGTTCTCTATTCAGCGTTTGTGTGGCGGTCTaggaaaacccatcagatgtTGCTGAAGCTAAATACTAACAGAAATGATGGAAAAAtctgagttttgttttttttgcaaataatatACTTTGAGAAGCATCTCTTCTTTGAGAAGGGGAAGGGACGGCATATTCTCCGTCCCTGTCCATCATATTAATACCAGGTTATCGTGATgttctgtgagctcatgtatgcggaagagggcggacAGCTCTTTCCTCCGAgagtgttacgctgccctgtgatgcagcatgagcagcagtttgaagcTAGATACGGACGGCTAGCTTCAGCTTCTTCCGAGAAGCACGTTAACCTTtggttattataaataattaaaaacagcaGCAGGAATACACGGAAGCCCGTCTCCGCCACGGAGAGATATATTTAAACGGAAATCGTGAGTTTATATGTCACAACTGTTAAGGAATGAttgggagggagggggagaaaaaaaagagggagaagACCAACCTTTTCCAGAGAGCGTAGCatgttctgtctctctttcagttTCTGGATGCTGATGATGATCTTGTGCCGCGCCCCTTTAGTAACGCTCTACAGGAGAGATTGGGGTATTTTCACAGATCATCATTATAGTGGATTATATACGCCGAGTTGTTgtattctcaattctgattggtcagaaggtgttgattattctAATCCTCGAATATCcatagaacagcagctctgacagtagttctggcgaATCCCAGCCATGTCACGTTGCGTTTATTGACATTACATTCACATGCTGCTTTTGAACGacgaaataaaaacagttcctCGTACCCGACTCGACCTGAGCGTGCGTTTAAATGGAGTCGTTTACTTCTACCGTACTGTGTGCAAACTAATcccaacaaacacaaacacacacacacacacacacacacccactcacctGCGCCTCCAGCTGCTGCTCGGTCAGTGACATCATCTCGTCGTAGGTCAGAGTGGAGAAAAGACCGGCGTACTTGTGCAGACGCAGACTCTTCAGCCATGCTGGAACATCTGCG
This window contains:
- the samd4a gene encoding protein Smaug homolog 1 isoform X4 yields the protein MMFRDQVGVLASWFKGWNECEQTVALLSLLKRVSRTQARFLQLCLEHSLAECTELHVLEVEANNPAVIGQWQAEPKERLISLVLTHLPLLKPGNGEAKSEYMRLLPKILTHTIEFGRHLEESRQLLSYALIHPATSLEDRADLALWLNHLEERAATRTAGGGGGGDSLERVPSSHHLYAQHQRYGSDDRLNGWQGSRDSGIATWHTQQQQQGCENGHLLLYPSSSVPSTINTVGTGSGSNSNVPAWLKSLRLHKYAGLFSTLTYDEMMSLTEQQLEAQSVTKGARHKIIISIQKLKERQNMLRSLEKDVLEGGNLRSPLQELHYIIGTPIKAFNSVAESPQRPLLSADGKSAASGVCVSGGEAESSTTLVAEGDIPAQFTRVMGKVCTQLLVSRPDEENISSYLQLINKCELHEAFTETQKKRLSSWRQQVQKLVRSFPRKPLLDMTGYRQPRSRGFGQSNSLPSAVCVGSSVCSRRNLRQFPVPSRSLPAPRLGLLGTAGLLTHTHTHTHTPRSSNNTPTNLKQGRQGLWFANPGGSNSMPSRTHSSVQRTRSLPVHTNPHTMAMFQQADLQIPVTEPDINNRLESLCRSMTEHALEDGVDRTSTI
- the samd4a gene encoding protein Smaug homolog 1 isoform X3, which encodes MMFRDQVGVLASWFKGWNECEQTVALLSLLKRVSRTQARFLQLCLEHSLAECTELHVLEVEANNPAVIGQWQAEPKERLISLVLTHLPLLKPGNGEAKSEYMRLLPKILTHTIEFGRHLEESRQLLSYALIHPATSLEDRADLALWLNHLEERAATRTAGGGGGGDSLERVPSSHHLYAQHQRYGSDDRLNGWQGSRDSGIATWHTQQQQQGCENGHLLLYPSSSVPSTINTVGTGSGSNSNVPAWLKSLRLHKYAGLFSTLTYDEMMSLTEQQLEAQSVTKGARHKIIISIQKLKERQNMLRSLEKDVLEGGNLRSPLQELHYIIGTPIKAFNSVAESPQRPLLSADGKSAASGVCVSGGEAESSTTLVAEGDIPAQFTRVMGKVCTQLLVSRPDEENISSYLQLINKCELHEAFTETQKKRLSSWRQQVQKLVRSFPRKPLLDMTGYRQPRSSRGFGQSNSLPSAVCVGSSVCSRRNLRQFPVPSRSLPAPRLGLLGTAGLLTHTHTHTHTPRSSNNTPTNLKQGRQGLWFANPGGSNSMPSRTHSSVQRTRSLPVHTNPHTMAMFQQADLQIPVTEPDINNRLESLCRSMTEHALEDGVDRTSTI